The genomic segment GTTTGCGCAAGTCGCCGTTCGCCCTGCAATTCGCGAACATGCGCCGCCTGCTTTCCTCCGCCCACAGCCTCGAGACACTGGCTCGCGACCTGGCCGCCCTGCCGGTGCAGCGTCCCGGCGACGGCGCCGTGGTGAAACTGGGCGAATTGCGGGACACGAATGCCCTCCGCTTCCTCGCCGAGTGCCTGCTGCGGTTGGATCCCGGGGTGCTGGACACTTTGAACGACGGTCGGTGGCTGGATGGCCTGGACTGGTTTGCCGCGCTGCCGCGCATCACCACGCCCACCTTGCTGCTGCGCGCCGAGCCTCGCCTGGGCGGAATGCTTGACTCGCGCGAAGCCGACCGCATCGCCGCGCTCATTCCGCGCTGCGCCCGCGTGGACTTCGGCGACGCCGGACATTTGATTCATGCGACAATGCCGGAACGGATGCTGGCGCTTCTCGACGACTTTCTTCAGACGAACACTCTCCTCCCGAAACGAACCCGGCCATGAAAACCGCCACTGGAACCACCCTCATCGCGAACGGCCAACTCATCGACGGCACGGGCGCGCCCGCCGTGCCCAACGCCGTCATGGTCATCCAGGACGGCCGCATCGCCTACGCCGGCCCCGCCGAGGGCGCGCCAACCCCGCCGCCCGGGGCTGAACGCATCGACGCGCGCGGTGGCACCATCATGCCCGGCCTGGTCGAGGCGCATTTTCACGCCACCTATTTCAACATCGCGGCGCTCGAGGACCTCGACATCAAGTATCCCGTCGAATACGTCTCGCTCCTCTCCTCGGTGAACTGCCGACTGGCGCTCGAGTGCGGCTACACGGCGGCGCGCTCCGGCGGCTGCCTTTTCAATATCGATGTGTGGCTCAAGACGGCCATCGAAAACGATTTCATCCCCGGCCCCCGGCTCGCCGCGTCCGGGCGCGAGATCTGTTCCGCCGGCGGGCTGATGGATTGGAACCCGGAATTCCGCAAGATCGGCATGGAGGGTTTGGTATTCATCATCAACGGCGCGGATGACGCCCGCAAGGCCGTGCGCGCGCTGGTCAAGGATGGCGTCGAGTGGGTGAAGACTTACCCCACGGGCGACGCCGCCTCGCCCGATGTGAACGATCACCACACGCTCTGCATGACCTTCGAGGAGATGCACGCCGTCGTCGCCACCGCTCACAATCACAAAATGAAAGTCACCGGCCATTGCCGAGCGACCCAAGGCATCAAAAACGCCTTGCGCGCGGGCTACGACACCATCGAACACGGCACGTTCATGGACGACGAGGCGATGGACTTGTTGCTCCAGCGCAACACGCCGGTGATACCCGCGCTGCAATTCGAGAAAGCCAGCGTCGAACGAGGCAAGGAATTCGGCCTCCCCCAAGCGGTGATCGACGGCCACCAGGAAACCCTTGAAGGCGGCGCCGAAAGCGCGCGCCGCATCCTGAAGGCAGGCGGACGCCTCGGCATGGGAGGCGACTACGGCTTTGGCTGGAACCCGCATGGAGACTACGCCAGAGAACTCGTCTTCTTCGTCAAGGAGGTCGGCTTCACCCCCCTCGAAGTCATCCAGTGCGCCACCAAGACCGGCGCGGAAATCATGGGCCGTGGCGGGGATTTTGGAACGCTGGAAAAAGGCAAACTCGCCGATGTCCTGGTCGTCGAGGACGACGTGCTCAAGAACATCGACGCGCTCACGGATCGCTCAAAGTTTCTCGCGGTGCTCCAGGGCGGCGTGCTCAAAGCGGGATCACTGGCCAAACCCTTCCCCACCGTGGTGACGCGCGAGAAGTGAATGCGAATGACTCCCCAACCCGTGCCCCAAAACCAGGTCAAAAGGCAGGCCAAGCCTCCAGATTCACCCGATCGATTCCCTGACGACCCTCATGATTGACCGCGCGATGAAAACCACCCGACGCCAATTCCTCGCCGCCAGTTCCGCCCTTGCGGTTTTGCCCAACGCCGTCTCCGGCGCTGACACCCGTCCGGCTCCCGCCGGTCTGATCGACTGCCAAAGCCACCTGTTCTCGCCCAGGCTCCTCGAGCTCATGGAGAAACGGACGGACGACCCGGTGGTGTTCACCAAGGACGGCACGCGCTTCCTCCGCATGGGCGACTGGCTGCGCAAGGTGCCCCCGCTCTATCTCGATGTGGATGCCAAACTCGCGACCATGGACGCCGCCGGCATCGCCATGACCGCCCTCAGCATCAACGACCCTGGCCCGGAATGGTTCGGTCCGGACGGTTCGGAGGTCGCGCAAATCGCGAATGACTTCGTGGCCGGCCTTGCGCGGAAACACCCCGCGCGATTCTTCGGCTTATGCGTGCTGCCATGGCAGGACGTGGCGGCGGCCCTGCGCGAACTCGACCGCTGCGCCAAGCTCGGCATGAAAGGACTGCTGCTCTACACCAACCTTGCCGGACGCTTTCCCGACGAACCGGAGTTCCGTCCCGTGCTCGCCCGTTGCGCGGAACTCGGCCTTCCAGTGCTTTTGCACCCCGCCAAGCCCATCACCACCGATTTCGTGAAGGGCTATGAGATGACCAGTTCGCTTGGAAACATGTTCGACAACACCATCGCCCTGACACGGCTCATCATGTCCGGCGTCCTCGACGAATGGCCGAAACTCCAACTCGTCTGTCCACATCTCGGCGGCACGCTTCCCTATATCATCGGACGGCTCGATCATCAGGTTGTGGTGCTCAAGCGTGGTCCCAAGAACCTCACCCGAACCCCGTCGGAGTATCTGAAATCCGTCTGGTTGGACATCGTTTCGCCGCTTCCCCAGGCGATGAAGTTCGCCGTCGAATTCATGGGTGCCGAGCGCCTCCTCTACGCCAGCGATCATCCGTGGGTCGAGCCACGTGTGATTCTTGACGCGCTGCGAAGCCTCAGACTGGCGCCGGAAGAGGAACATCGAATCCTCAGCGAGAACGCGCGGAAGCTGTTCAACCTTGAACCCGCCGGGGAGCGCCGCCCGCCCGCTTAGCCCGGAGATTTCATCCTTGTTTCGCGACTGGGAATTTCCGGGCTCGTGAAACCGCGCCCTGGTTGCACGGGCGCGCCCAAACCGAGGCGCGAGCGGCGGTTCGTGTGGAGCGGCTGGTTCAGGGATCGGTTGACGCACGCCTTCCATGGGTCGGGCAAGCGCCGTGAACGGCGCGCCCCGGCGACAGGCGGATGCACCGCAAGCCGGGCTCCGTTTCAGGATCGCATTCGAGGCGCATTTCCGTTAGGACGTTGCGCGTGAGATTTTTCATCTTTGTGGCCGGTTGCCTGCTCTGGGCTTGGCCGAGCGGAGCCTCGGCATCCGAGTGGGCGATCATTCGACGGGGCGAACAATTCGCTCAAACAGGAGATGCGGCGCCCTCAACACCCCAGGGAGGCCGCATCTATGTTGGGGACATCCGCGTCCGGACGGACGCGGAAGACGATCTCGAACTCGCGGTCGAAGCGCCCACTCGCCGCATCCTGGCCCTACACGGGGATAGCCAAATTCCCGGGTTTAGTTATGCGGCCAATTCAACAACCTGGCGAGTTTTCAGAGCGAATTCGCCTCGGGACTCAATCGCTTTTTCGCCGATGAAGGCACGGGCATGCCGCTTGAGGTTTTTCGCATTCTCACGCCGGATCCCATCCTCGATCCGGCGATCCGCCCCTTGCGCATTCTGAATCTCGCCGCTCTGCGAAGGGCAGACGCGGCCCGGGATCTGCGCGTGGAATTCGATCCTGCCGGCCTCAACGATGAGACGGACCTGGTCTGGCTTGAACTGTTGCCGATCAGCGAGGACCGTCGCCTGGCTTGGATGGGGTTTCCGGGTGACCCGGGCTACGTCCGCCCGAGTTCAGGAGTCATCGTGATCCCGAAAAACCAACTCGCTCAAAACGTGGTCTGCGATGCCTATTTGTCCGTGACGCGGCTGAAATCCGTCGATACCCGCTCCGTGCCCAACGTGATCCTCGCCAGCGGCAATTACAGTGAGACCTCTTTCACCCTATCCACCCGGAGCGGCGACCCCCCTCCTCCTGTCGGCGCGGTCAGTTGGGGTTTGTTCCGCCGAGGGGCTCGCTTTCTTCAGTTCTCCGACGCCCCGCCCATCTTGAATCGCGAAGAGGAAGCCTACGCGGTCGAGTTTACGTCCGCGCTAATCCGGCGGTTGCGGCCGGGGCCGAGGTTCGATTGCCTGGCGGCAGATCCGAAGTTTTCGAGGAAGAGCCGGTTCTGCCCGGATTTTTTCTTGCCGACGAATTGGAGACCCCGTCCGAACTTCTTGCCCGTTATCCGGCGGGTGATTACACGTTCAATGTGCTTGCCCGCGGGGGCGGTCTCGCCAGCTCTTTCAAGATCCAAGCATCCGCCGCGCCTATCGACGCGAGCCTTCTGCCGGTCCGAGTCCGTAACTGGTCCGCCCTGCAAGTGCTCGATCCCGGCCAGGACACCCGCGTCGAATTTGACGCGTTGGGATTCAATCCCGCGACGGATCATCTCCGTTTCTCGCTGATCGAGGAGGACGGCGAACTTGCGATGACCACGGGATTGCTGCCCGGAGATCCCAACAGACTGGATGCCAGCGCCGGATTCTT from the Verrucomicrobiota bacterium genome contains:
- a CDS encoding alpha/beta hydrolase, which encodes MHEFTFRLNDKSLTGAIGPAHGPPLVLLHGVTRCWRDFEAVLPPLAERWQIFALDHRGHGGSDRAADYRVADYAADAIEVLDAHVPAPAILLGHSLGAMVAAIVAAERPHRVRALILEDPPGTTLAQGLRKSPFALQFANMRRLLSSAHSLETLARDLAALPVQRPGDGAVVKLGELRDTNALRFLAECLLRLDPGVLDTLNDGRWLDGLDWFAALPRITTPTLLLRAEPRLGGMLDSREADRIAALIPRCARVDFGDAGHLIHATMPERMLALLDDFLQTNTLLPKRTRP
- a CDS encoding amidohydrolase family protein, translating into MKTATGTTLIANGQLIDGTGAPAVPNAVMVIQDGRIAYAGPAEGAPTPPPGAERIDARGGTIMPGLVEAHFHATYFNIAALEDLDIKYPVEYVSLLSSVNCRLALECGYTAARSGGCLFNIDVWLKTAIENDFIPGPRLAASGREICSAGGLMDWNPEFRKIGMEGLVFIINGADDARKAVRALVKDGVEWVKTYPTGDAASPDVNDHHTLCMTFEEMHAVVATAHNHKMKVTGHCRATQGIKNALRAGYDTIEHGTFMDDEAMDLLLQRNTPVIPALQFEKASVERGKEFGLPQAVIDGHQETLEGGAESARRILKAGGRLGMGGDYGFGWNPHGDYARELVFFVKEVGFTPLEVIQCATKTGAEIMGRGGDFGTLEKGKLADVLVVEDDVLKNIDALTDRSKFLAVLQGGVLKAGSLAKPFPTVVTREK
- a CDS encoding amidohydrolase; the encoded protein is MIDRAMKTTRRQFLAASSALAVLPNAVSGADTRPAPAGLIDCQSHLFSPRLLELMEKRTDDPVVFTKDGTRFLRMGDWLRKVPPLYLDVDAKLATMDAAGIAMTALSINDPGPEWFGPDGSEVAQIANDFVAGLARKHPARFFGLCVLPWQDVAAALRELDRCAKLGMKGLLLYTNLAGRFPDEPEFRPVLARCAELGLPVLLHPAKPITTDFVKGYEMTSSLGNMFDNTIALTRLIMSGVLDEWPKLQLVCPHLGGTLPYIIGRLDHQVVVLKRGPKNLTRTPSEYLKSVWLDIVSPLPQAMKFAVEFMGAERLLYASDHPWVEPRVILDALRSLRLAPEEEHRILSENARKLFNLEPAGERRPPA